From one Magnolia sinica isolate HGM2019 chromosome 18, MsV1, whole genome shotgun sequence genomic stretch:
- the LOC131233388 gene encoding peroxidase 5-like — MFLALVLVLFFSIHLEAQLQVGFYSGTCGLAEFIIKDEVRSAFIKDKGIAPGLVRMHFHDCFVRGCDGSVLIDSVPPNTAEKDSPPNNPSLRGFEVIDNAKSRLESVCKGVVSCADILAFAARDSVEITGGLGYDVPAGRRDGRTSLSSEALANLPPPTLNVAQLTQAFANKGFTQEEMVTLSGGHTIGRSHCTSFSNRLYSFNSTTSQDPSLDPNYAAQLKQQCPQGSTDPNLVVQMNPSSPSVMDTGYYQDIIANRGLFTSDQTLLTNPATANQVGLNVINPFRWRSNFSMAMVKMGHIGVLTGSDGEIRLNCRKPN; from the exons ATGTTTCTAGCATTGGTTTTAGTCTTGTTTTTCAGTATTCATTTGGAAGCTCAGCTACAAGTAGGGTTTTACAGTGGAACATGTGGCCTTGCCGAGTTTATTATTAAAGATGAGGTTAGAAGCGCCTTTATCAAAGATAAGGGTATAGCTCCTGGTCTTGTGAGAATGCATTTCCATGATTGCTTTGTTAGG GGTTGTGATGGGTCTGTTCTCATCGATTCAGTCCCGCCAAACACCGCGGAGAAGGATTCTCCACCAAACAATCCTAGCCTTAGAGGGTTTGAAGTCATCGACAATGCTAAGTCTCGATTGGAAAGCGTTTGTAAAGGAGTTGTTTCATGTGCTGATATACTTGCATTTGCAGCAAGAGATAGTGTGGAAATT ACAGGAGGGCTTGGGTATGATGTTCCAGCAGGAAGAAGAGATGGAAGGACTTCATTGTCTTCGGAAGCACTCGCAAACTTACCGCCTCCAACATTAAATGTAGCCCAGCTCACTCAAGCTTTTGCCAACAAAGGTTTCACACAAGAAGAAATGGTTACACTCTCTG GAGGACATACCATAGGGCGTTCTCATTGCACTTCCTTCAGCAATAGACTGTACAGTTTCAACTCCACAACGAGCCAGGACCCGAGCTTGGACCCGAACTACGCGGCCCAGTTGAAGCAGCAGTGTCCACAAGGGAGCACAGATCCTAATCTAGTGGTTCAGATGAATCCTAGTAGCCCAAGTGTCATGGACACCGGCTATTATCAAGACATTATAGCGAACCGCGGCTTATTCACGTCTGATCAGACGCTCCTAACCAACCCAGCTACCGCTAACCAAGTGGGCCTGAACGTGATCAATCCGTTCCGATGGAGGAGCAATTTCTCGATGGCAATGGTGAAGATGGGTCATATTGGCGTACTCACCGGTAGTGATGGAGAGATACGTTTGAATTGTAGGAAACCCAATTGA